In a genomic window of Mastomys coucha isolate ucsf_1 unplaced genomic scaffold, UCSF_Mcou_1 pScaffold17, whole genome shotgun sequence:
- the Pcdh10 gene encoding protocadherin-10 isoform X2, which translates to MIVLFFFALLWMVDGVFSQLHYTVQEEQEHGTFVGNIAEDLGLDITKLSARRFQTVANSRTPYLDVNLETGVLYVNEKIDREQICKQSPSCVLHLEVFLENPLELFRVEIEVLDINDNPPSFPEPDLTVEISESATPGTRFPLESAFDPDVGTNSLRDYEITPNSYFSLDVQTQGDGNRFAELVLEKPLDREQQAVHRYVLTAVDGGGGGGGGEGGGGGGGAGLPPQQQRTGTALLTIRVLDSNDNVPAFDQPVYTVSLPENSPPGTLVIQLNATDPDEGQNGEVVYSFSSHISPRARELFGLSPRTGRLEVSGELDYEESPVYQVYVQAKDLGPNAVPAHCKVLVRVLDANDNAPEISFSTVKEAVSEGAAPGTVVALFSVTDRDSEENGQVQCELLGDVPFRLKSSFKNYYTIVTEAPLDREAGDSYTLTVVARDRGEPALSTSKSIQVQVSDVNDNAPRFSQPVYDVYVTENNVPGAYIYAVSATDRDEGANAKLTYSILECQIQGMSVFTYVSINSDNGYLYALRSFDYEQIKDFSFQVEARDAGSPQALAGNATVNILIVDQNDNAPAIVAPLPGRNGTPAREVLPRSAEPGYLLTRVAAVDADDGENARLTYSIVRGNEMNLFRLDWRTGELRTARRVPAKRDPQRPYELVIEVRDHGQPPLSSTAALVVQLVDGAVEPQGGGGDRGGGSGEHLRPSRSGGGETSLDLTLILIIALGSVSFIFLLAMIVLAVRCQKEKKLNIYTCLASDCCLCCCCCGNGSSTCCGRQARARKKKLSKSDIMLVQSANVPSNPAQVPVEESGGFGSHHHNQNYCYQVCLTPESAKTDLMFLKPCSPSRSTDAEHNPCGAIVTGYSDQQPDIISNGSILSNENKHQRAELSYLVDRPRRVNSSAFQEADIVSSKDSGHGDSEQGDSDHDVTNRGQSAGMDLFSNCTEECKALGHSDRCWMPSFVPSDGRQAADYRSNLHVPGMDSVPDTEVFEPPEVQPGAERSFSTFGKEKALHGTLERKELDGLLSNTRAPYKPPYLNHFHPLSCFAHWK; encoded by the exons aTGATTGTGCTGTTCTTCTTTGCCTTGCTCTGGATGGTGGACGGAGTCTTTTCCCAGCTTCATTATACTGTGCAGGAGGAGCAGGAACATGGCACTTTCGTGGGGAATATCGCCGAAGACCTGGGCTTGGACATTACAAAACTTTCAGCTCGCAGGTTTCAGACGGTGGCCAACTCACGGACCCCTTACTTGGACGTCAATCTAGAGACCGGGGTTCTGTATGTAAACGAAAAGATAGATCGCGAGCAGATCTGCAAGCAGAGCCCCTCTTGTGTCCTGCACCTGGAGGTCTTTCTGGAGAACCCGCTGGAGCTGTTCCGAGTGGAGATCGAAGTGCTGGACATCAATGAcaaccctccctccttcccagagcCCGACCTGACAGTGGAGATCTCAGAGAGCGCTACGCCAGGCACCCGCTTTCCCTTGGAGAGCGCCTTCGACCCAGACGTGGGGACCAACTCCTTGAGAGACTATGAGATAACCCCAAATAGCTACTTCTCGCTAGACGTACAGACCCAGGGAGATGGCAACCGATTCGCCGAGCTGGTCCTGGAGAAGCCACTGGACCGAGAACAGCAAGCGGTGCACCGCTACGTGCTGACCGCGGTGGacgggggaggagggggaggaggaggggaaggagggggaggcgGTGGGGGAGCCGGCCTGCCCCCCCAGCAGCAGCGTACTGGCACGGCCTTGCTCACCATCCGAGTGCTCGACTCCAACGACAATGTGCCCGCGTTTGACCAACCCGTCTACACGGTTTCCCTACCAGAGAATTCCCCCCCTGGCACGCTAGTGATCCAGCTTAATGCCACCGACCCTGATGAAGGCCAGAATGGCGAGGTCGTATACTCGTTCAGTAGTCACATTTCGCCCAGGGCTCGGGAGCTCTTCGGACTGTCGCCACGCACCGGCCGGCTGGAGGTGAGCGGCGAGCTGGACTATGAAGAGAGCCCTGTGTACCAGGTGTATGTCCAAGCCAAGGACTTGGGTCCCAATGCTGTGCCTGCGCACTGCAAGGTTCTGGTGAGAGTGCTGGATGCCAACGACAACGCACCCGAGATCAGCTTCAGCACAGTGAAAGAGGCGGTGAGCGAGGGTGCGGCCCCTGGCACCGTGGTGGCTCTGTTCAGCGTGACCGATCGAGACTCAGAGGAGAACGGGCAGGTGCAGTGCGAGCTTCTGGGAGACGTGCCGTTCCGCCTCAAGTCTTCCTTCAAGAATTACTACACTATCGTGACCGAAGCCCCCTTGGACCGAGAGGCGGGGGACTCCTACACCCTGACCGTGGTGGCTCGCGACCGGGGCGAGCCTGCACTCTCCACCAGTAAATCGATCCAGGTTCAAGTGTCAGATGTGAACGACAACGCGCCGCGCTTCAGTCAACCGGTCTACGACGTGTATGTGACAGAAAACAATGTGCCGGGTGCCTACATTTACGCGGTGAGCGCCACGGACCGCGACGAAGGGGCCAATGCAAAATTAACCTACTCTATCCTAGAGTGCCAGATCCAAGGGATGAGTGTCTTCACCTACGTGTCCATCAACTCAGACAACGGCTACTTGTACGCCCTGAGGTCCTTCGACTATGAGCAGATCAAGGACTTCAGCTTTCAAGTGGAAGCCCGGGACGCCGGCAGTCCCCAGGCGCTGGCGGGCAACGCCACGGTCAACATCTTGATAGTGGATCAGAACGACAACGCCCCCGCCATCGTGGCGCCCCTTCCGGGGCGCAACGGGACTCCAGCCCGCGAGGTGCTGCCGCGCTCTGCAGAACCCGGCTACCTGCTCACTCGTGTGGCCGCGGTGGACGCGGACGACGGCGAGAACGCCAGGCTCACCTACAGCATAGTGCGGGGCAACGAAATGAACCTATTCCGATTGGACTGGCGCACGGGAGAGCTCCGCACTGCGCGCCGGGTCCCAGCCAAGCGCGACCCCCAGCGGCCTTATGAACTGGTGATCGAGGTGCGCGACCACGGGCAGCCGCCCCTGTCCTCCACAGCTGCCCTGGTGGTTCAGCTGGTGGATGGAGCCGTGGAGCCCCAGGGCGGGGGCGGGGACCGAGGCGGAGGGTCCGGGGAACACCTGCGCCCCAGCCGCTCTGGTGGCGGGGAAACTTCCCTGGACCTCACACTCATCCTCATCATCGCACTGGGCTCGGTGTCCTTCATCTTCCTGCTGGCCATGATCGTATTGGCGGTGCGctgtcaaaaagagaaaaaactcaACATCTACACGTGTCTGGCGAGTGattgctgcctctgctgctgctgctgcggcaaTGGGAGCTCCACCTGCTGCGGCCGCCAAGCCCGGGCGCGCAAGAAGAAACTCAGCAAGTCAGACATCATGTTGGTGCAGAGCGCCAATGTCCCTAGCAACCCGGCCCAGGTGCCGGTAGAGGAGTCCGGAGGCTTCGGTTCCCATCACCACAATCAGAACTATTGCTATCAGGTCTGCCTCACCCCGGAGTCCGCCAAGACCGACCTGATGTTCCTGAAGCCCTGCAGCCCTTCCCGGAGTACAGACGCTGAGCACAATCCCTGCGGAGCCATCGTCACCGGGTACAGCGACCAGCAACCCGACATCATTTCCAACGGAAGCATTTTGTCCAACGAG aataAACACCAGCGAGCAGAGCTCAGCTATCTAGTTGACAGACCTCGCCGAGTTAACAG TTCTGCATTCCAGGAAGCTGATATAGTAAGCTCTAAGGACAGTGGTCATGGGGACAGTGAACAGGGAGACAGTGATCATGACGTCACCAACCGTGGCCAGTCAGCTG gtaTGGATCTCTTCTCCAACTGCACCGAGGAATGTAAAGCGCTGGGCCACTCTGACCGATGCTGGATGCCTTCTTTTGTCCCTTCGGATGGACGCCAGGCTGCAGATTACCGCAGCAACCTGCATGTCCCCGGCATGGACTCTGTTCCAGACACCGAAGTCTTTGAACCTCCGGAAGTCCAACCTGGGGCAGAGCGTTCCTTCTCCACTTTCGGCAAAGAGAAGGCCCTGCATGGCACCCTGGAGAGGAAGGAGCTGGACGGATTGCTGTCTAATACACGAGCGCCTTACAAACCACCATATTTGA
- the Pcdh10 gene encoding protocadherin-10 isoform X3, whose amino-acid sequence MIVLFFFALLWMVDGVFSQLHYTVQEEQEHGTFVGNIAEDLGLDITKLSARRFQTVANSRTPYLDVNLETGVLYVNEKIDREQICKQSPSCVLHLEVFLENPLELFRVEIEVLDINDNPPSFPEPDLTVEISESATPGTRFPLESAFDPDVGTNSLRDYEITPNSYFSLDVQTQGDGNRFAELVLEKPLDREQQAVHRYVLTAVDGGGGGGGGEGGGGGGGAGLPPQQQRTGTALLTIRVLDSNDNVPAFDQPVYTVSLPENSPPGTLVIQLNATDPDEGQNGEVVYSFSSHISPRARELFGLSPRTGRLEVSGELDYEESPVYQVYVQAKDLGPNAVPAHCKVLVRVLDANDNAPEISFSTVKEAVSEGAAPGTVVALFSVTDRDSEENGQVQCELLGDVPFRLKSSFKNYYTIVTEAPLDREAGDSYTLTVVARDRGEPALSTSKSIQVQVSDVNDNAPRFSQPVYDVYVTENNVPGAYIYAVSATDRDEGANAKLTYSILECQIQGMSVFTYVSINSDNGYLYALRSFDYEQIKDFSFQVEARDAGSPQALAGNATVNILIVDQNDNAPAIVAPLPGRNGTPAREVLPRSAEPGYLLTRVAAVDADDGENARLTYSIVRGNEMNLFRLDWRTGELRTARRVPAKRDPQRPYELVIEVRDHGQPPLSSTAALVVQLVDGAVEPQGGGGDRGGGSGEHLRPSRSGGGETSLDLTLILIIALGSVSFIFLLAMIVLAVRCQKEKKLNIYTCLASDCCLCCCCCGNGSSTCCGRQARARKKKLSKSDIMLVQSANVPSNPAQVPVEESGGFGSHHHNQNYCYQVCLTPESAKTDLMFLKPCSPSRSTDAEHNPCGAIVTGYSDQQPDIISNGSILSNENKHQRAELSYLVDRPRRVNSSAFQEADIVSSKDSGHGDSEQGDSDHDVTNRGQSAGMDLFSNCTEECKALGHSDRCWMPSFVPSDGRQAADYRSNLHVPGMDSVPDTEVFEPPEVQPGAERSFSTFGKEKALHGTLERKELDGLLSNTRAPYKPPYLTRKRIC is encoded by the exons aTGATTGTGCTGTTCTTCTTTGCCTTGCTCTGGATGGTGGACGGAGTCTTTTCCCAGCTTCATTATACTGTGCAGGAGGAGCAGGAACATGGCACTTTCGTGGGGAATATCGCCGAAGACCTGGGCTTGGACATTACAAAACTTTCAGCTCGCAGGTTTCAGACGGTGGCCAACTCACGGACCCCTTACTTGGACGTCAATCTAGAGACCGGGGTTCTGTATGTAAACGAAAAGATAGATCGCGAGCAGATCTGCAAGCAGAGCCCCTCTTGTGTCCTGCACCTGGAGGTCTTTCTGGAGAACCCGCTGGAGCTGTTCCGAGTGGAGATCGAAGTGCTGGACATCAATGAcaaccctccctccttcccagagcCCGACCTGACAGTGGAGATCTCAGAGAGCGCTACGCCAGGCACCCGCTTTCCCTTGGAGAGCGCCTTCGACCCAGACGTGGGGACCAACTCCTTGAGAGACTATGAGATAACCCCAAATAGCTACTTCTCGCTAGACGTACAGACCCAGGGAGATGGCAACCGATTCGCCGAGCTGGTCCTGGAGAAGCCACTGGACCGAGAACAGCAAGCGGTGCACCGCTACGTGCTGACCGCGGTGGacgggggaggagggggaggaggaggggaaggagggggaggcgGTGGGGGAGCCGGCCTGCCCCCCCAGCAGCAGCGTACTGGCACGGCCTTGCTCACCATCCGAGTGCTCGACTCCAACGACAATGTGCCCGCGTTTGACCAACCCGTCTACACGGTTTCCCTACCAGAGAATTCCCCCCCTGGCACGCTAGTGATCCAGCTTAATGCCACCGACCCTGATGAAGGCCAGAATGGCGAGGTCGTATACTCGTTCAGTAGTCACATTTCGCCCAGGGCTCGGGAGCTCTTCGGACTGTCGCCACGCACCGGCCGGCTGGAGGTGAGCGGCGAGCTGGACTATGAAGAGAGCCCTGTGTACCAGGTGTATGTCCAAGCCAAGGACTTGGGTCCCAATGCTGTGCCTGCGCACTGCAAGGTTCTGGTGAGAGTGCTGGATGCCAACGACAACGCACCCGAGATCAGCTTCAGCACAGTGAAAGAGGCGGTGAGCGAGGGTGCGGCCCCTGGCACCGTGGTGGCTCTGTTCAGCGTGACCGATCGAGACTCAGAGGAGAACGGGCAGGTGCAGTGCGAGCTTCTGGGAGACGTGCCGTTCCGCCTCAAGTCTTCCTTCAAGAATTACTACACTATCGTGACCGAAGCCCCCTTGGACCGAGAGGCGGGGGACTCCTACACCCTGACCGTGGTGGCTCGCGACCGGGGCGAGCCTGCACTCTCCACCAGTAAATCGATCCAGGTTCAAGTGTCAGATGTGAACGACAACGCGCCGCGCTTCAGTCAACCGGTCTACGACGTGTATGTGACAGAAAACAATGTGCCGGGTGCCTACATTTACGCGGTGAGCGCCACGGACCGCGACGAAGGGGCCAATGCAAAATTAACCTACTCTATCCTAGAGTGCCAGATCCAAGGGATGAGTGTCTTCACCTACGTGTCCATCAACTCAGACAACGGCTACTTGTACGCCCTGAGGTCCTTCGACTATGAGCAGATCAAGGACTTCAGCTTTCAAGTGGAAGCCCGGGACGCCGGCAGTCCCCAGGCGCTGGCGGGCAACGCCACGGTCAACATCTTGATAGTGGATCAGAACGACAACGCCCCCGCCATCGTGGCGCCCCTTCCGGGGCGCAACGGGACTCCAGCCCGCGAGGTGCTGCCGCGCTCTGCAGAACCCGGCTACCTGCTCACTCGTGTGGCCGCGGTGGACGCGGACGACGGCGAGAACGCCAGGCTCACCTACAGCATAGTGCGGGGCAACGAAATGAACCTATTCCGATTGGACTGGCGCACGGGAGAGCTCCGCACTGCGCGCCGGGTCCCAGCCAAGCGCGACCCCCAGCGGCCTTATGAACTGGTGATCGAGGTGCGCGACCACGGGCAGCCGCCCCTGTCCTCCACAGCTGCCCTGGTGGTTCAGCTGGTGGATGGAGCCGTGGAGCCCCAGGGCGGGGGCGGGGACCGAGGCGGAGGGTCCGGGGAACACCTGCGCCCCAGCCGCTCTGGTGGCGGGGAAACTTCCCTGGACCTCACACTCATCCTCATCATCGCACTGGGCTCGGTGTCCTTCATCTTCCTGCTGGCCATGATCGTATTGGCGGTGCGctgtcaaaaagagaaaaaactcaACATCTACACGTGTCTGGCGAGTGattgctgcctctgctgctgctgctgcggcaaTGGGAGCTCCACCTGCTGCGGCCGCCAAGCCCGGGCGCGCAAGAAGAAACTCAGCAAGTCAGACATCATGTTGGTGCAGAGCGCCAATGTCCCTAGCAACCCGGCCCAGGTGCCGGTAGAGGAGTCCGGAGGCTTCGGTTCCCATCACCACAATCAGAACTATTGCTATCAGGTCTGCCTCACCCCGGAGTCCGCCAAGACCGACCTGATGTTCCTGAAGCCCTGCAGCCCTTCCCGGAGTACAGACGCTGAGCACAATCCCTGCGGAGCCATCGTCACCGGGTACAGCGACCAGCAACCCGACATCATTTCCAACGGAAGCATTTTGTCCAACGAG aataAACACCAGCGAGCAGAGCTCAGCTATCTAGTTGACAGACCTCGCCGAGTTAACAG TTCTGCATTCCAGGAAGCTGATATAGTAAGCTCTAAGGACAGTGGTCATGGGGACAGTGAACAGGGAGACAGTGATCATGACGTCACCAACCGTGGCCAGTCAGCTG gtaTGGATCTCTTCTCCAACTGCACCGAGGAATGTAAAGCGCTGGGCCACTCTGACCGATGCTGGATGCCTTCTTTTGTCCCTTCGGATGGACGCCAGGCTGCAGATTACCGCAGCAACCTGCATGTCCCCGGCATGGACTCTGTTCCAGACACCGAAGTCTTTGAACCTCCGGAAGTCCAACCTGGGGCAGAGCGTTCCTTCTCCACTTTCGGCAAAGAGAAGGCCCTGCATGGCACCCTGGAGAGGAAGGAGCTGGACGGATTGCTGTCTAATACACGAGCGCCTTACAAACCACCATATTTGA
- the Pcdh10 gene encoding protocadherin-10 isoform X1, with protein sequence MIVLFFFALLWMVDGVFSQLHYTVQEEQEHGTFVGNIAEDLGLDITKLSARRFQTVANSRTPYLDVNLETGVLYVNEKIDREQICKQSPSCVLHLEVFLENPLELFRVEIEVLDINDNPPSFPEPDLTVEISESATPGTRFPLESAFDPDVGTNSLRDYEITPNSYFSLDVQTQGDGNRFAELVLEKPLDREQQAVHRYVLTAVDGGGGGGGGEGGGGGGGAGLPPQQQRTGTALLTIRVLDSNDNVPAFDQPVYTVSLPENSPPGTLVIQLNATDPDEGQNGEVVYSFSSHISPRARELFGLSPRTGRLEVSGELDYEESPVYQVYVQAKDLGPNAVPAHCKVLVRVLDANDNAPEISFSTVKEAVSEGAAPGTVVALFSVTDRDSEENGQVQCELLGDVPFRLKSSFKNYYTIVTEAPLDREAGDSYTLTVVARDRGEPALSTSKSIQVQVSDVNDNAPRFSQPVYDVYVTENNVPGAYIYAVSATDRDEGANAKLTYSILECQIQGMSVFTYVSINSDNGYLYALRSFDYEQIKDFSFQVEARDAGSPQALAGNATVNILIVDQNDNAPAIVAPLPGRNGTPAREVLPRSAEPGYLLTRVAAVDADDGENARLTYSIVRGNEMNLFRLDWRTGELRTARRVPAKRDPQRPYELVIEVRDHGQPPLSSTAALVVQLVDGAVEPQGGGGDRGGGSGEHLRPSRSGGGETSLDLTLILIIALGSVSFIFLLAMIVLAVRCQKEKKLNIYTCLASDCCLCCCCCGNGSSTCCGRQARARKKKLSKSDIMLVQSANVPSNPAQVPVEESGGFGSHHHNQNYCYQVCLTPESAKTDLMFLKPCSPSRSTDAEHNPCGAIVTGYSDQQPDIISNGSILSNENKHQRAELSYLVDRPRRVNSSAFQEADIVSSKDSGHGDSEQGDSDHDVTNRGQSAGMDLFSNCTEECKALGHSDRCWMPSFVPSDGRQAADYRSNLHVPGMDSVPDTEVFEPPEVQPGAERSFSTFGKEKALHGTLERKELDGLLSNTRAPYKPPYLKMLWMQLRGEAHLTKDGGKQTTM encoded by the exons aTGATTGTGCTGTTCTTCTTTGCCTTGCTCTGGATGGTGGACGGAGTCTTTTCCCAGCTTCATTATACTGTGCAGGAGGAGCAGGAACATGGCACTTTCGTGGGGAATATCGCCGAAGACCTGGGCTTGGACATTACAAAACTTTCAGCTCGCAGGTTTCAGACGGTGGCCAACTCACGGACCCCTTACTTGGACGTCAATCTAGAGACCGGGGTTCTGTATGTAAACGAAAAGATAGATCGCGAGCAGATCTGCAAGCAGAGCCCCTCTTGTGTCCTGCACCTGGAGGTCTTTCTGGAGAACCCGCTGGAGCTGTTCCGAGTGGAGATCGAAGTGCTGGACATCAATGAcaaccctccctccttcccagagcCCGACCTGACAGTGGAGATCTCAGAGAGCGCTACGCCAGGCACCCGCTTTCCCTTGGAGAGCGCCTTCGACCCAGACGTGGGGACCAACTCCTTGAGAGACTATGAGATAACCCCAAATAGCTACTTCTCGCTAGACGTACAGACCCAGGGAGATGGCAACCGATTCGCCGAGCTGGTCCTGGAGAAGCCACTGGACCGAGAACAGCAAGCGGTGCACCGCTACGTGCTGACCGCGGTGGacgggggaggagggggaggaggaggggaaggagggggaggcgGTGGGGGAGCCGGCCTGCCCCCCCAGCAGCAGCGTACTGGCACGGCCTTGCTCACCATCCGAGTGCTCGACTCCAACGACAATGTGCCCGCGTTTGACCAACCCGTCTACACGGTTTCCCTACCAGAGAATTCCCCCCCTGGCACGCTAGTGATCCAGCTTAATGCCACCGACCCTGATGAAGGCCAGAATGGCGAGGTCGTATACTCGTTCAGTAGTCACATTTCGCCCAGGGCTCGGGAGCTCTTCGGACTGTCGCCACGCACCGGCCGGCTGGAGGTGAGCGGCGAGCTGGACTATGAAGAGAGCCCTGTGTACCAGGTGTATGTCCAAGCCAAGGACTTGGGTCCCAATGCTGTGCCTGCGCACTGCAAGGTTCTGGTGAGAGTGCTGGATGCCAACGACAACGCACCCGAGATCAGCTTCAGCACAGTGAAAGAGGCGGTGAGCGAGGGTGCGGCCCCTGGCACCGTGGTGGCTCTGTTCAGCGTGACCGATCGAGACTCAGAGGAGAACGGGCAGGTGCAGTGCGAGCTTCTGGGAGACGTGCCGTTCCGCCTCAAGTCTTCCTTCAAGAATTACTACACTATCGTGACCGAAGCCCCCTTGGACCGAGAGGCGGGGGACTCCTACACCCTGACCGTGGTGGCTCGCGACCGGGGCGAGCCTGCACTCTCCACCAGTAAATCGATCCAGGTTCAAGTGTCAGATGTGAACGACAACGCGCCGCGCTTCAGTCAACCGGTCTACGACGTGTATGTGACAGAAAACAATGTGCCGGGTGCCTACATTTACGCGGTGAGCGCCACGGACCGCGACGAAGGGGCCAATGCAAAATTAACCTACTCTATCCTAGAGTGCCAGATCCAAGGGATGAGTGTCTTCACCTACGTGTCCATCAACTCAGACAACGGCTACTTGTACGCCCTGAGGTCCTTCGACTATGAGCAGATCAAGGACTTCAGCTTTCAAGTGGAAGCCCGGGACGCCGGCAGTCCCCAGGCGCTGGCGGGCAACGCCACGGTCAACATCTTGATAGTGGATCAGAACGACAACGCCCCCGCCATCGTGGCGCCCCTTCCGGGGCGCAACGGGACTCCAGCCCGCGAGGTGCTGCCGCGCTCTGCAGAACCCGGCTACCTGCTCACTCGTGTGGCCGCGGTGGACGCGGACGACGGCGAGAACGCCAGGCTCACCTACAGCATAGTGCGGGGCAACGAAATGAACCTATTCCGATTGGACTGGCGCACGGGAGAGCTCCGCACTGCGCGCCGGGTCCCAGCCAAGCGCGACCCCCAGCGGCCTTATGAACTGGTGATCGAGGTGCGCGACCACGGGCAGCCGCCCCTGTCCTCCACAGCTGCCCTGGTGGTTCAGCTGGTGGATGGAGCCGTGGAGCCCCAGGGCGGGGGCGGGGACCGAGGCGGAGGGTCCGGGGAACACCTGCGCCCCAGCCGCTCTGGTGGCGGGGAAACTTCCCTGGACCTCACACTCATCCTCATCATCGCACTGGGCTCGGTGTCCTTCATCTTCCTGCTGGCCATGATCGTATTGGCGGTGCGctgtcaaaaagagaaaaaactcaACATCTACACGTGTCTGGCGAGTGattgctgcctctgctgctgctgctgcggcaaTGGGAGCTCCACCTGCTGCGGCCGCCAAGCCCGGGCGCGCAAGAAGAAACTCAGCAAGTCAGACATCATGTTGGTGCAGAGCGCCAATGTCCCTAGCAACCCGGCCCAGGTGCCGGTAGAGGAGTCCGGAGGCTTCGGTTCCCATCACCACAATCAGAACTATTGCTATCAGGTCTGCCTCACCCCGGAGTCCGCCAAGACCGACCTGATGTTCCTGAAGCCCTGCAGCCCTTCCCGGAGTACAGACGCTGAGCACAATCCCTGCGGAGCCATCGTCACCGGGTACAGCGACCAGCAACCCGACATCATTTCCAACGGAAGCATTTTGTCCAACGAG aataAACACCAGCGAGCAGAGCTCAGCTATCTAGTTGACAGACCTCGCCGAGTTAACAG TTCTGCATTCCAGGAAGCTGATATAGTAAGCTCTAAGGACAGTGGTCATGGGGACAGTGAACAGGGAGACAGTGATCATGACGTCACCAACCGTGGCCAGTCAGCTG gtaTGGATCTCTTCTCCAACTGCACCGAGGAATGTAAAGCGCTGGGCCACTCTGACCGATGCTGGATGCCTTCTTTTGTCCCTTCGGATGGACGCCAGGCTGCAGATTACCGCAGCAACCTGCATGTCCCCGGCATGGACTCTGTTCCAGACACCGAAGTCTTTGAACCTCCGGAAGTCCAACCTGGGGCAGAGCGTTCCTTCTCCACTTTCGGCAAAGAGAAGGCCCTGCATGGCACCCTGGAGAGGAAGGAGCTGGACGGATTGCTGTCTAATACACGAGCGCCTTACAAACCACCATATTTGA